Proteins found in one Poecilia reticulata strain Guanapo linkage group LG15, Guppy_female_1.0+MT, whole genome shotgun sequence genomic segment:
- the LOC103477278 gene encoding visual pigment-like receptor peropsin has product MEITLKGFPLKVVNIPWRNNNLSTLHTEAPLSEQGETIVGVYLLVLGWLSWFGNSLVIFVLYRQRALLQPTDFFTLNLAISDASISVFGYSRGILEIFNILKDDGYLITWIWTCQVDGFLTLLFGLVSINTLTVISVTRYIKGCHPQKAHCISINTIAISLIFIWTGALFWSVAPLLGWGSYTDRGYGTCEVDWSKANYSTIYKSYIISILIFCFFIPVIIMLFSYISIIKTVKCTNAMSADGFLSARQRKMERDVTRISIVICTAFIMAWSPYAVVSMWSAWGFHVPSTTSIVTRLFSKSASFYNPLIYFGMSSRFRKEVSLLFPCIPESREVVHLQHFRNIKPKAENLLQHTSLPAQRPEAKYLAGAPNGSSPDSDSGVNSPPETPPEIFHIDVPSHIETSEYWCDRL; this is encoded by the exons ATGGAAATAACGCTGAAGGGTTTTCCACTGAAGGTGGTGAATATTCCATGGAGAAATAATAACCTCAGCACTCTGCATACAGAGGCTCCTCTCTCTGAACAAGGGGAAACCATCGTTGGAGTCTACCTGTTAGTGCTGG GATGGCTTTCATGGTTTGGAAACAGTCTGGTGATATTTGTCCTGTACCGCCAGCGGGCCTTACTCCAACCAACAGATTTCTTCACCTTAAACCTCGCCATTTCTGATGCCAGCATCTCGGTGTTTGGATACTCTCGAGGAATTCTGGAAATCTTTAACATCCTGAAAGATGACGGGTATCTGATCACGTGGATCTGGACTTGCCAG GTAGACGGCTTCCTCACGCTGCTCTTTGGCCTTGTGAGCATCAACACCTTAACAGTCATCAGCGTCACCAGGTACATCAAGGGATGCCACCCGCAAAAAG CACACTGCATCAGCATCAACACCATTGCTATATCCCTAATTTTCATTTGGACCGGAGCGCTGTTCTGGTCTGTCGCGCCGCTGCTGGGATGGGGCAGCTACACAG ATCGGGGTTATGGCACCTGTGAGGTGGACTGGTCCAAAGCCAATTATTCCACCATCTACAAGTCTTACATAATCTCTATCCTCATCTTCTGCTTTTTCATCCCCGTGATCATCATGCTCTTCTCCTACATATCTATTATAAAGACTGTAAAATGCACAAATGCAATGTCCGCTGATGGTTTTCTCTCTGCGCGACAAAGGAAGATGGAAAGAGATGTCACGAGG ATTTCTATTGTAATCTGCACTGCTTTCATCATGGCCTGGTCACCGTACGCGGTGGTCTCCATGTGGTCGGCCTGGGGCTTCCATGTACCCAGCACCACTAGCATCGTCACCCGCCTCTTCTCCAAGTCTGCCAGCTTCTACAACCCACTCATATACTTCGGCATGAGCTCCAGATTTCGCAAGGAGGTCTCACTGCTGTTTCCGTGCATTCCAGAGAGCAGGGAAGTGGTGCATCTGCAACACTTTAGAAACATCAAACCAAAAGCTGAGAACTTGCTCCAACATACATCGCTTCCTGCCCAAAGACCAGAGGCGAAATATTTGGCAGGAGCGCCAAACGGGTCGAGTCCTGACAGCGACTCCGGGGTCAACAGTCCTCCAGAGACTCCTCCTGAGATCTTCCACATCGATGTGCCCTCACATATTGAAACGTCAGAGTATTGGTGCGACAGACTCTAA